In Malania oleifera isolate guangnan ecotype guangnan chromosome 8, ASM2987363v1, whole genome shotgun sequence, a single window of DNA contains:
- the LOC131162717 gene encoding uncharacterized protein LOC131162717 yields the protein MFGCLGTVEKPSLKVSQSWKLCSFSELTHGQEPSKKYKKKKPYPFLPGKPPRTHSALLPLPFQPNFLGSASPSSSPLSVSALSLPSPSVPLTPLQPDPFTATFNHLPQPQIPSAIPRRPPLFTAEHSPACGSPDPLLCRLLYTADNSSFLLHRSSTAAVLQPPVLAVCCTAPQPLLLLLAASHPRTPCSSHHSQTRSTTAEHLLFSVIELQAVPGYSRAEHNNSQTLSGCNPTLCSGNPFLPATSAPTACGNPERPTERGRR from the exons atgTTCGGTTGCTTGGGGACAGTAGAGAAGCCAAGTTTGAAGGTCAGTCAATCGTGGAAGCTATGTTCATTTTCTG AACTCACACACGGTCAGGAGCCaagcaaaaaatacaaaaaaaaaaaaccctatccTTTTCTCCCAGGGAAGCCCCCGCGCACCCACTCTGCCCTACTCCCTCTCCCATTCCAACCCAACTTCCTCGGATCTGCCTCTCCCAGCTCTTCCCCTCTCTCTGTTTCCGCCCTCAGCCTCCCATCTCCCTCAGTCCCTCTTACTCCTCTGCAACCCGATCCATTCACAGCAACCTTCAACCATCTTCCTCAACCTCAGATCCCCTCTGCAATTCCTCGCCGACCACCACTCTTCACAGCAGAACATAGCCCAGCATGCGGCAGCCCCGATCCCCTCCTCTGCAGGCTCCTCTACACAGCAGACAACAGCTCTTTCTTGCTCCATAGGAGCTCCACTGCAGCAGTCCTCCAGCCCCCTGTTCTAGCAGTCTGCTGCACAGCACCACAGCCACTGCTCCTGCTCCTTGCTGCAAGCCACCCGAGAACCCCTTGTTCCAGCCACCATTCGCAGACAAGGTCTACAACCGCCGAACACCTGCTCTTCTCCGTCATAGAGCTCCAGGCGGTCCCCGGATACTCCCGAGCCGAGCACAATAACTCCCAGACTCTCAGCGGCTGCAACCCCACCCTCTGCTCCGGCAATCCATTCCTTCCGGCCACCTCTGCTCCGACGGCCTGCG